The nucleotide sequence ATTGCAAGAGCTACAAAATATTCTTTTCACCAAAATGGCTGGCAAACATATAAGCAATTCAGTGACACCTCCTTTACTGCATGTTCCAAAAGACTAATAAATGAAACACAGCATAGGTATGACTTGAACCAAGACTCCAAGAATAAATACTATACAGTACTGAGAAAAATATCATAAGCGTATTTCACTCCAAATGAACGAGATTTACTACATACAATAACTCATTCATGCTCcggggaagtgggggtggggaatgaaaGGCGTTCCCTTTACCAAAGAATATTTAAATGACACATACATTCATTCCAGTGAAATTATGTAGGTATTCCGTAACTGAGAAAGCCACCCCATTACCAAATGTGGTCCAAGAGCACATCTCTTTTCTTATGTTCTACTTATCTACTAACTTCTAACTAAAGATCACTTAATCCACAATAAAAATTCAATCCACACTATCTATACTTCTAAAGACTACAAAGAAAGATCTGACAGCCTACATTTCCTTTGCCCACAGGAAGTTGTGTTAATGATGCATGTGGGCCACGAAGATCAATAGTGGTCTTTCAGTTATAAACTTATCATAAAGTTAAAGTTAGACAAGCCTTCAAAAGTATACTATTTCCTCGGGACAAATTCATCACTTTCAGTGAATTggtaggaagaaaaggaaggaaaaaaggaagaaaagaaggaagtgaaaaagggagggaggggagggaggaagagatcgagagagaacgagagggaaataaagggagaaagaaaggaaggaagggagggagagagacagaaagaaagaaaaaaagaagagggaaaaaaaaagaaaagatcttagAAAAACTAGTCTGGCCTCTACCACCAATCTTCAACAGGTTGCTTCAAGGAGTATCATTTTGCAGAAGACAGTTGTTTCTGCACTATTCAAGTATAATAGGCCACAAGCTTTCATGAGTCACCATGCATCAACTctatacaaatttatttaaatcCGTAATAATTTAACCAAATACAGGCAATGTTGATCCTATGCCATGTAAACTCCTTCATAGTCTCCAGGTTATCTCAACTTGCTTTATCTCTTGCCACAGAAGTGCTGCAAGTAGACGACTCAAAAAGATCATAAAGACACACACCGTGGGGCGTCGGGgagctcagccggttaagcagctgcctttggctcaggtcatgatcccagggtcctgggatcaagccccatgtgggctcccttgctcaggcaggagtctgcctcttcccctccctctgcctgccactctgcctacttgtgctctccatctctatgtcaaataaataaataaaatcttaaaaaaaaaaaagacacacaaaggaAGGGACCCCTACAGGCCAGTTAAGTCCATTCTCCCCCTTCAAGGTGGACTTCATGTAAAGCATAGAGTCTGGTCTTACAGTTCTTTGACTAAAGAGAGTCCGCAGACTGCTTCACCGAGTCCACCATCCGGTCAGATGGGCCTTCCTTTAATGCAGTGGTTGAGAACTGGGTCCCCAccaggggacatctggcaatgtctgcAGACTTTCTCAGTTGTGCAGACTGTAGGGGATCTCACAGGTAGAGATAAGGGACGCTGCCAAATATGCTACAGTGTACAGGACAGCCCCCCAAACAAAGAATTATGCAGCCCCAAATGCTCATCGTGCCAAGGCTAAGAAATCTACTTTAATAGAACCTAAATAATGCTTTCAGTAATGGGGTCCATAGCCTTCAGTTGCTCTAGGAAGATGATTTTAGCGGCTCTAATTATAAACTTCTAACTTCAAAAGGAGAGAGCCAGACCTCTAACCAAATGCTAGGAGTGACAACGCAACCTATGGGCACCACGCAAACCACAGATTGCTGGCCACACATCAGCAGTATCAGTAATAATGACTGTCAGGTAATGTCCCCAGCATCTGGAAACTCCCCGTATCTATACATCGTCACACAAGTCTGATTATCTTCCCCCACTGTCCACCTACTCCCTTTTCAGTCCCACTATGGAGTTCTCTCGTGCAGCCCACaggctttttttccctctgcctcagtaTTAAAAATAGCACGGAAAAGCAAGTTGGAAGATGTGAAAATAGTAAATAACCTGAGGTGCTTTCCATCCCGGAAAGTCTATGATTTAACAGGACTTAAAAGGTTTGTAAATCAGATCTGGAACTTGAAAAGATATCGGCAGCTTAAAGAAACAGTCCCGTGCATAAATAAACATCTAACGTAAAATAACCATCAAAAGGGTATGTGTGCAAatagatataaatgtatatgGAACTGCACAGATGCGGCTCAGGGAGAAGAGAATAAAAGGAGCTGAAATTGACTGTGGCTTCTTATAACTGCACTgacagaaaaaatacatatttaaacgCTAAGAGACAGAATTTACATGTCcacgtattttttttaaattacaaaactttaaaatacacaACAGGAAAACCTAAACAGATCTTaatgaaaagagaatttcaggCTACAGAAACCTTACTGATCAACAGGGAATTGGTAAATAATGGCCCACCCATATGTGTTACACAGCCACTAAAAATCATATTGACCGACACTTAAGAGCATGAGTATATACCCCTAATATAGTACGAAGATAGGTATGGATAACACACACAATGATATCAATCctgtataaaatataaacacacagaAGTGAGTAAATTTATATAAGaaatacacacacgcacaacAAGAGAGACAGGCGGGTGAAGGAGGTATGCCAAAATGTTAGCAGTGGTTATCTGAGGACTCGGAAGATCAGGGCtgatttttcctcttctctgtgctTTTCTCCATGTTCACATTGTCCTACAGTGAGAATCACGTTATGTTCTGCACTCACAAAACGAACAGATTATTAAATTTAAACTGTACTGTTTCAGGAACTGTCCACGAAATTAGAAAAAACACGTCTGAATGTGCCAACTTTTCAATTAAGGAAACCACCTTCGGAATCAAGAAAAGCGAACTTTCACTGAGTGTTATTATTCTGCGTCTGGTATTTTCCTAAACACTACAACgtattaacttatttaaatcAAACCAAAAGGGACACGGAAAAAGGGAAGCTGTGAACCATCCCCGTCTCACTGTGAATTGCAATCTCGGTTTCTACAGACTGAAATGAGGGGGTTTAATACGATGATCTTTAAAGGTCCTCTCCAGGCTACAATGAGAGTCTACAAATGATGAATATGGTTGACTTTTTGTGTTTGTAAGGAAGCTTCTAGAGAATGATGGGGCAGCTGCAAGCCATCTCAAACACAAAACCCTCTATAAAAGAACATAATTACATGTCTCGGTTCCTCCTCAATATTTGTACAACAAATTTCatgacatgttaaaaaaaaaatgttggaggCCCGCATTTTCCCAATCCTTGGCCTTAACTGATCGATGGGATAGGAAGTCTCGTAGGGGAGGTAAAAGATTTCACGGAAAGGTTGCGCTTCTGGCTCAGCTATCGTTGCTTTTAACAATAAACCTGTAATGAACAAaaactttatgaaatattttagtcGTGTTCTGGGGGCGACCATTTCAAAGGTCTGATTAACGGGGCCCAAACACCGACTGGAATTCACCCAAAAGGCGTTCCACTtgtgaaataaaaccaaaaccccaatacAACACTGAATGGAAAATGAGGGGCCAGCACGAATCCCCTTTCTTGGGGGAAATTACAGCTGCGTAGTTCAAGGAATTTGGGCTTCCCGGTTAAATCGCGGGATTGTTCCCGAAGCTCACAGGCGGACAGAAGGGGCCCAGTCGTGGCTCCGCGGTTCACGCGTGGGTCGGAAAGAAGCACCGAGGTCTGGGCATACCCTTGACCTCTTAGGGATACTTCGCGTCTCCCTTGCCACCGTCAAAAACAGGTCCGTAGGTGTCTTTAGGAGCGAAATTAATACAGAAGTGCAACgtctgctaaaaacaaaaaccccagtgGATCTGCGATGCAAACACTAAAGGAGACGATTTCCAGGTCGGAACCGCACAGAAACTATTTGGGAAACACAAAGACGcaagacacaaaacaaatgaagaatgcGAGTGTGAGAGAGACACACTCGGGCGGAACACAAAAGAGAAGAGCATCGACGACTGGAAACTGGCGCGGCCCTGGGACCCCGCGTGCGCCCTCGCCGTCCGGGGACACGGGGACCGGGTGGACGGACAGGCAGCCGCCGCCCGGCCTCGCCGCGCACACGCGTCCCCCTGGGGGGGCGCGCGGCGATCCAACGGCCACAAAGCGAACCGCACAACTTCGCCGCGGCGGGCCCCAAGGTCGGCCCGGGGGCTTGGGCGCGGGAGGGAGGAGCGGGGAGCCCCGGCGGCCCGCGCCCGGCTCCGGGAGTCCCGCCCGCCCGGGAAGCCGGGTCCTCGGAGGGGGCGCGTCCGCCCGCCCACCAGCCCGCCCGCCCGGCCCTGCGCGCCCGGTCCCCACGGgtcgcccccgccgccgccgccgccgccgccgccgcctcctctcTTTTCGCGGGCAGCGACGGGCGTCCCGGCGCCGAGCCTGCCGCCGTCCCGGAAGCCGCCCGTCCCGGCCGCCCCTTACCTGCGCCCGCCGCGCCCCGCGCCTCAGAGCGCCGAGagccgccgcccgcgccgccgctgccgccgctcCGCCCGCCCCGGCGTCCGCGGCCGCGCCGACGCCATCTTGGCTCCGGTCGGAAGTGACGTCGGGCGGCGCCGGCCGCGGCCCCGGGACCCCGCACCGCCCGCACCGTCGCCGAGGGCCGCGACCCCGGGGCGCGCGGGCCCCCACCTCCGGGCCGCACACGCCCGGAAGACCCCGGGCCGCGCCGCCGCCCCTCAGACTCGCGCTGGCCCGGCTGCGCTGGCGGGGACACCGCGGACCCCGGCGGCAGGCGCCCGCGGCTCGCGGCGACCAGTCTGACCGCACCAAGGGGTGGGAATTCTGCGCGGTTCCAAGTTACCACGGGAATCCGCGGCCTTCGGAGGAAGACGAGAAAGGGGCTCATCTCCGAGTTCCTGTCAGATAAACATACGTCCCCTTCTGGGCTCATCTCCGAAGGACCGGTCTAGCGTCACCCAAAAAAGCTCAAGCGCCGAGAGGGCAGATGCACCTGGTTTTATTCGCTTCTTGAGGGCGCACGGGTATTTACTGCCCGCCCACCCTGTGCCTTGCCCTGTTCCGGGTGCCCCAGCCACGTCAGACCCAGAACGTGACCTTGTCCTTGTCCTGGTGGGACTTACTGTGAACAAACGAGGGAGCAAATCGATGGCTTGGGTGGCTCGGAATAAACGCTGTCGCGGAGGAGGACAGCGTTGAATGGGGAGATGCCTGGCAGGCGGTTGGAAAGGAGTCTGGAGCCCGGGCGAGGGAGAGTTGGGGGTTCTCACGAATGGGTGGTATTGAAAGCCATGAGCGCTTTAAAACAAACTTGTGCCTGAGAATGAAATCGGGAAGACGGAAAATGTAATGGGTGACCTTAGGCTTCCGTGGTAAGGACCCATCCTAAAGAAGAGACAGTAAATGAGAGGCAGGCGTGCAAATCCATGTAGGTAACTGGGGTTTAATCTCAAGAAAACATGATGTATCTAACATATACCATGTTAATATAGCAAAGGGTTCATGTAGCCAATGACCCAGTCCGTAtagttaaaaaaatcaagataactTCATCAGAGTAAATTTCATCAAGGCCTTAAAAAGTGACAGGGTCAGCACAGagcctaaggaaaaaaaaaaaagaaaaatcaaacctcAGGCATTTGCTTTTTTCTGCTATGGTTAGACAGAAAGAGACCCTAATCTGGGAGATACGCGTGTTACTAAAGCAGACATCAGACTTTCTATCTCTTAACGTAAATCAATGCCCTGCAACAGGATCCATGCATTTAAACTACCTGGAgtatctgcaaaaaaaaaaaagagagagatgagagatgtCCCCGTTCCATCCACAATTAAAAcgctgacacacacacacacacacaaaacaaaaaactctatgCCATCTGGCATTCCacagaatgcaaagaaaaataaaggaacatcAGGTTAGAAGGGACACGGTGACATATAGTAGACATATATTAGATAACATCATGCTAAGACATGGTTGACAGAGTAGTCAGTGGGCTCCTTCCGTCGTTAATCTGAAATGACTGGGTGTATTCGTTTCCTGTGGCTCTTGTAACAAGTTACCATAAGCTGTGTAGCTCTAAACACCAGAAATggattctctcacagttctagaggccagaagtccaacaTCAGTATCACAGGACCAAAGTCAAGGTGTCGGTGGCGCCACATTCCTGctggaggctctaagggagaatcgttccttgcctcttccagcttctggtggctgccagcaTTTATAGGCTTATGGCCACATCCCTCCAGTCTTTGAGGCCAGCATCTCTCTGCTCCAGCTCCACATCACATTCTCATTTCTCACGTGTGCTCCAGTTTCCATCTGTGTCCCTCCTATGAGGATATATGTGATTGCATTTCGgatccacccagataatccaggataatctcttcatCTCAAAATCCTTCGCATAATCACCTCTGCAAAGACTTCTTTCCACATGGGAATTAGGATGTGAGCAAACCGTTGGCGGCATTATTTAGCCCGCCACACTGGGTATATCCTCCAATCTCCTAAATTACCCCCTAATCAACCACTGCGTATTttccctctgtatttttcttgagcgtgttaatatttttcaaactgtgCCACTTCTCAGGATAAGTACTACGTTTATTTTACCAACTTAACTGAAAAAAGATGCTGTCGAGAACACAATGTAGTTTCATGAGTGTTTATTATCTGTCTGATGTGCTAAATATTACTCTTTGCCTtgttgaaaacataaaatatattgctAAAAGATGAGGGAAGGAAATTCAGACATTTTCATCATGTCTCACAGAAAATTTCTATATTGGGATGGAAGTATAAAATGCACTCTTTGTCTAAATCAATAACATGAATGAAGCTCCACTCTCGGCAGGT is from Meles meles chromosome 1, mMelMel3.1 paternal haplotype, whole genome shotgun sequence and encodes:
- the LOC123927767 gene encoding basic proline-rich protein-like: MGTTQTTDCWPHISSISNNDCQKLFGKHKDARHKTNEECECERDTLGRNTKEKSIDDWKLARPWDPACALAVRGHGDRVDGQAAAARPRRAHASPWGGARRSNGHKANRTTSPRRAPRSARGLGRGREERGAPAARARLRESRPPGKPGPRRGRVRPPTSPPARPCAPGPHGSPPPPPPPPPPPPLFSRAATGVPAPSLPPSRKPPVPAAPYLRPPRPAPQSAESRRPRRRCRRSARPGVRGRADAILAPVGSDVGRRRPRPRDPAPPAPSPRAATPGRAGPHLRAAHARKTPGRAAAPQTRAGPAALAGTPRTPAAGARGSRRPV